The window ATTTAGATAACCTTATTTTTTTATGCGCTTACCAGATCTTATTGCCCAAACATTTGAAGAAAAGTTTCAGTCAAAACCCATCATTGTTCGCTCACCCGGCAGAATCAACCTTATCGGGGAGCATACAGATTACAATGAGGGATTTGTCTTGCCTGCAGCCATTGACAAATCCATTTACCTAGGCTTTGCCAGAAATAATACAGGGACCTGTAGGGTTTATTCACTTGATTTTGAGGAGGAACAAAGCTTTTCGCTTGACAATTTAAAACCTGCTAAGGGCTGGGTGAACTTTGTCATGGGGGTGGCCAATGCCATTCAGAAGTCCGGTAAAAAGCTGGAAGGCTTTGACTGTGTATTTGGTGGGGACATTCCCATAGGAGCAGGCCTTTCTTCATCTGCCGCTTTGGAAAATGGTGTAGGCTTTGGGCTGAACCAGCTGTTTGATTTACAGTTGGAAAGGCTGGAATTACTGAAATTTTCCCAACAGGCCGAACATGAATTTGTAGGGGTAAAATGTGGCATTATGGATATGTTTGCTTCCATGATGGGCAAAAAAGACCAGGTCATTCGTCTGGATTGCCGTTCTTTGGCCCATTCTTATTTCCCTTTGGAATTGGGGGACTACCAATTGATCCTATGCAATACCAAAGTGGCCCATTCCCTGGCTGAATCTGCCTATAACCAAAGGCGGGAGGAATGTCAGGAAGGCGTCAATCTGGTCAAGCAGCAATTTCCGGAGGTAAATAGCCTTAGAGACATCAGCTTACCCATGTTGGACAAGGCAAAGGGGGA of the Cyclobacterium marinum DSM 745 genome contains:
- the galK gene encoding galactokinase codes for the protein MRLPDLIAQTFEEKFQSKPIIVRSPGRINLIGEHTDYNEGFVLPAAIDKSIYLGFARNNTGTCRVYSLDFEEEQSFSLDNLKPAKGWVNFVMGVANAIQKSGKKLEGFDCVFGGDIPIGAGLSSSAALENGVGFGLNQLFDLQLERLELLKFSQQAEHEFVGVKCGIMDMFASMMGKKDQVIRLDCRSLAHSYFPLELGDYQLILCNTKVAHSLAESAYNQRREECQEGVNLVKQQFPEVNSLRDISLPMLDKAKGEMSAVVYKRCAYVIQENERLIKTCVALDKQDLKAVGQFLYGSHDGLSLDYEVSCPELDFLVDYTRELPYVLGARMMGGGFGGCTLNLIKKTDKNEFIAAISAAYAHKFNRQMDSYEVNVADGTGLINL